In a genomic window of Diorhabda carinulata isolate Delta chromosome 8, icDioCari1.1, whole genome shotgun sequence:
- the LOC130897184 gene encoding tetra-peptide repeat homeobox protein 1-like, with product MKTLIICLLIGFASTNPTKETKEKKVDKRGLLGLGIAGHGFLGDGLHGDVALGAPVVAGAPLAVAAGPGTIELGRHTHTHTTITRNIGIPVPHPVGVPVDRPVPVGVPVKVPIPVDRPIPYAVPRPVPVPVEKTVAIPIDRPVGVPVPHPVAVPVVKPVGVPVPAPFAVPVVSKTIIADHGLSFGHGSYGHGSYGHGW from the exons ATGAAAACCTTG ATCATATGTTTATTGATAGGCTTTGCCTCAACTAATCCCACAAAAgagaccaaagaaaaaaaagtagataaaCGTGGTCTATTGGGGCTGGGAATTGCTGGACATGGTTTCCTTGGTGATGGATTGCATGGTGATGTTGCCCTTG gtgcTCCTGTCGTAGCTGGTGCACCTCTTGCAGTAGCTGCTGGACCTGGTACAATTGAGTTGGGTAGGCATACGCATACTCATACTACAATTACCAGAAACATTGGTATTCCTGTTCCCCATCCCGTTGGTGTACCCGTTGACAGGCCCGTACCTGTTGGAGTTCCAGTTAAAG TACCAATACCAGTGGATCGTCCTATACCATACGCAGTACCCAGACCCGTACCTGTACCTGTAGAAAAAACCGTTGCCATCCCAATTGACCGACCAGTAGGTGTGCCAGTACCTCATCCAGTTGCAGTGCCAGTCGTTAAACCCGTTG GAGTACCAGTTCCAGCACCTTTTGCGGTTCCAGTTGTAAGCAAAACGATCATTGCTGATCACGGCTTGAGTTTCGGACATGGAAGCTATGGACATGGAAGCTATGGACATGGTTGGTGA